The proteins below come from a single Lineus longissimus chromosome 5, tnLinLong1.2, whole genome shotgun sequence genomic window:
- the LOC135487824 gene encoding uncharacterized protein LOC135487824: MSIVQVLVKSGASDEFVSTYALLDSGSTGTFCTERLMGKLKVTGKRADVLLKTMGNEVRKKSFVIPALQVAPVAEGYNEVSGWIDLPPVLSQPSLPVSEEDIATQEDLSRWDYLQEVRLPVVEKSSELHVGLLIGINSPKAMEPFRVIPSDGNGPFAVKTRLGWAINGPLGDQDREDVGIGSIVHIVQNTRVDTDLLAAVNRQVDYDFSERVVDEVEECSLEDKQFLESVEKSIEHKDGHYTIGLPFKDSDVKMPCNRSQAEQRLKHLEKRFVRDPDFHREYSEFMNKTIAKGYARKVPAGAEPKEGRLWYLPHHGVYHPQKKKLRVVFDCAARFAGTSLNDRLLSGPNLTNNLVGTLHRFRQGDTALVGDIEAMFCQVKVHSRDVDFLRFLWWEDGDVSKPPQEYQQMTHLFGATSSPAVVTYALLRTATDFEDQYGKEAADTLRRNCYVDDCIRSVNGVKCAQCLQKNLKGLTGEGGFNMNRWLSNARAVMQAIPEEEWAKEAKDLDLSSENLPTNCTLGAKGLLQELSRLKLAWDDPIPKELEEKWMKWKGELSRLSAIRIDRCFRPKDFGEVVRSELHHCPDARQSGYGLASFLRLVNDNGDVHCCLVTGKARVAPLKQVTIPHLELSAATVAVRVDSMLRRELDIEISESYFWTDSMSVLKYVANTSARFPTFLADRLRVIHEGSNTFQWHYIPTSLNPGDEASRGLSASEKNERWFHGPDFLHTPESEWPKTPEISPQNLETDPEVNLVSAVVTQ; this comes from the exons ATGTCTATTGTGCAAGTGTTGGTCAAGTCGGGGGCTAGTGACGAGTTTGTCTCAACTTACGCACTGCTTGATTCAGGCAGCACAGGTACCTTTTGCACTGAACGGTTGATGGGTAAACTCAAGGTGACTGGAAAAAGGGCTGATGTTTTGTTGAAGACCATGGGTAACGAGGTGCGTAAGAAATCGTTTGTTATACCAGCTCTTCAGGTAGCTCCGGTCGCTGAAGGTTATAATGAGGTCTCTGGGTGGATTGATTTGCCACCTGTCTTGTCTCAGCCCTCCTTGCCAGTCTCAGAGGAGGACATTGCGACACAGGAAGACCTTTCTAGGTGGGACTATCTTCAGGAAGTAAGGTTACCAGTGGTAGAAAAGAGTAGTgagttacatgtaggcctactcattgGTATCAACTCACCTAAGGCTATGGAACCGTTCAGGGTTATCCCAAGTGATGGTAATGGGCCATTTGCTGTGAAAACTAGGCTGGGATGGGCGATCAACGGACCGCTGGGTGATCAGGACAGGGAGGATGTTGGCATCGGAAGCATAGTTCATATAGTCCAGAACACGAGGGTGGACACGGATCTGTTGGCAGCGGTCAACAGACAAGTGGATTATGATTTCAGCGAGAGAGTAGTCGACGAAGTGGAGGAATGCTCACTGGAGGACAAGCAGTTCTTGGAATCCGTTGAGAAATCGATCGAGCATAAAGATGGGCATTACACGATAGGTCTCCCATTCAAGGACAGCGATGTCAAGATGCCATGCAACAGGTCCCAGGCTGAGCAAAGGTTGAAGCATTTGGAAAAAAGGTTCGTCAGGGATCCTGACTTTCACCGAGAGTACTCAGAGTTCATGAATAAAACCATCGCTAAGGGTTACGCGCGTAAGGTACCTGCTGGGGCTGAACCTAAGGAAGGGAGGTTGTGGTACTTACCTCATCATGGGGTATATCACCCCCAAAAGAAGAAGCTAAGGGTGGTGTTTGACTGCGCGGCGAGGTTTGCCGGTACCTCACTTAATGATCGATTGTTGTCTGGACCTAACCTCACCAACAATTTAGTGGGGACATTGCATAGGTTTAGGCAGGGAGACACCGCCTTGGTTGGTGATATCGAGGCAATGTTTTGTCAAGTGAAGGTTCATTCGAGGGATGTGGACTTCTTGAGGTTCCTCTGGTGGGAGGATGGGGACGTGTCCAAGCCACCTCAAGAATACCAACAAATGACTCATTTGTTTGGGGCCACTTCGTCGCCAGCTGTAGTTACTTACGCGCTGTTGAGGACGGCGACGGATTTCGAGGACCAATACGGAAAGGAGGCCGCGGACACGCTCCGTCGAAACTGTTATGTAGATGACTGCATCCGGTCTGTGAATGGTGTGAAGTGTGCTCAGTGtctgcagaaaaatctcaaggGTCTTACTGGTGAAGGCGGATTTAACATGAACCGCTGGCTTAGCAACGCTCGAGCTGTTATGCAAGCTATCCCGGAGGAGGAATGGGCGAAAGAAGCCAAGGATCTAGACCTGTCGTCGGAGAATCTGCCCACCAATTGCACTTTAGGA GCAAAGGGGCTGTTGCAAGAGTTAAGCAGGCTGAAATTGGCGTGGGACGACCCCATTCCCAAGGAGCTGGAGGAAAAATGGATGAAATGGAAGGGGGAATTGAGTAGGTTGTCTGCCATTCGGATTGATCGCTGCTTTAGGCCTAAGGATTTCGGTGAGGTTGTGCGATCTGAGTTGCATCACTGCCCAGATGCCAGGCAGTCTGGTTATGGGTTGGCATCGTTCTTGCGCTTAGTGAATGATAATGGTGATGTCCACTGTTGTTTGGTCACAGGAAAGGCTCGAGTAGCCCCATTGAAACAAGTCACAATACCGCATCTGGAGTTGTCAGCAGCTACCGTAGCTGTTAGGGTGGACAGTATGTTGAGGAGGGAGCtcgatattgaaatatcagagTCCTACTTTTGGACTGACAGTATGTCAGTTTTGAAGTATGTTGCAAACACATCTGCTCGCTTTCCTACCTTTCTGGCCGACCGCCTTAGAGTGATTCATGAAGGGTCCAACACATTCCAGTGGCATTACATTCCCACCAGTCTCAACCCGGGGGATGAGGCATCTAGGGGGCTGTCTGCCTCTGAAAAAAATGAGCGCTGGTTCCACGGTCCTGACTTTCTGCATACACCTGAAAGTGAATGGCCCAAAACTCCAGAAATTTCGCCTCAAAATCTGGAGACTGACCCTGAAGTCAATTTGGTGAGTGCTGTTGTCACTCAGTGA
- the LOC135487823 gene encoding uncharacterized protein LOC135487823 translates to MVAQNKKGFKKGLRVRLRKPGGDVDHACVDTSPLKLEDVKQAEHAVIQYQQKRHYSAEIEALQGGAAVVGKKSQIRGLDPILRDGLLKVGGRISRSNLPEETIHTVILPKGSHVARLILNYVHLLLWHGGRNQMLSRLRTKYWIVQAPSAACSVIRNCVVCRKMKGPLGEQRMSDLPEDRLTPDKPPFTCTGVDYFGPFEVKRGRSVVERWGVMFTCLVVRAVHIEVADSLDTSSYINALRRFLAHRGQCVKLRSDNGSNFHASQKELKEAIGQWNTKQIQACMVQREVDWAFNPPAGSHHGGVFERMIGLTRKVLNSVISQHSIRKMDEDCFRTLLCEVQAILNDRPITKLSDQSDDLEALTPNHLLLMKRQPSLPPGVFEKEEIYVKRRWRQVQYLSDLFWKRWVGEYIPLLQERQKWLEVRRNMDYGDIVLLADDRAPRNSWSLGRIIGVVPDRHGVVRQVRVKTQHNELVRPVDKLVMVLEQDEKLE, encoded by the coding sequence ATGGTGGCTCAGAATAAAAAGGGCTTTAAAAAGGGCTTGAGGGTTAGGCTCAGAAAGCCAGGAGGTGATGTGGATCATGCATGTGTAGACACAAGTCCCTTGAAGTTGGAGGACGTGAAACAGGCAGAGCATGCTGTCATTCAATATCAGCAGAAAAGGCACTACTCTGCTGAGATTGAGGCTCTGCAAGGTGGAGCAGCTGTGGTTGGCAAGAAAAGCCAGATCCGAGGTTTGGATCCGATCTTGAGAGATGGTCTGTTGAAGGTGGGCGGCAGGATTAGTCGCTCCAATTTGCCTGAGGAGACAATTCATACTGTTATCTTGCCCAAGGGTTCTCATGTTGCTAGGTTGATACTCAACTATGTACACCTGCTGTTGTGGCATGGGGGTAGGAACCAGATGCTGAGTAGGCTCAGAACAAAGTACTGGATAGTACAGGCACCAAGTGCAGCATGTAGTGTAATCAGGAACTGTGTTGTATGTAGGAAAATGAAGGGTCCTTTAGGTGAACAGCGAATGAGCGATCTACCTGAGGACCGCCTGACACCAGACAAACCACCCTTTACATGTACAGGTGTTGACTATTTCGGCCCGTTTGAGGTCAAGAGGGGGCGCAGCGTGGTCGAACGTTGGGGAGTCATGTTTACATGTCTCGTTGTCCGGGCGGTCCACATCGAGGTGGCAGATTCGCTCGACACATCCTCGTACATCAATGCCTTGAGACGGTTCTTGGCCCACAGAGGCCAATGTGTTAAGTTAAGGTCTGATAACGGGAGCAACTTTCATGCATCTCAAAAGGAACTGAAAGAGGCAATAGGCCAGTGGAATACCAAACAAATTCAGGCTTGCATGGTGCAAAGGGAGGTGGATTGGGCGTTCAATCCACCAGCTGGTAGTCACCATGGTGGTGTTTTTGAGAGAATGATCGGACTGACCCGCAAGGTGCTTAACAGCGTGATCAGTCAGCACTCAATCAGAAAAATGGATGAAGATTGCTTCCGTACACTGCTATGTGAGGTTCAGGCCATTTTAAATGATAGGCCTATAACCAAGTTATCTGATCAGAGTGATGATCTTGAAGCATTGACGCCCAACCATCTCTTGCTAATGAAAAGGCAACCAAGTTTGCCCCCAGGTGTCTTTGAAAAGGAGGAAATCTACGTCAAGAGGCGCTGGAGACAGGTCCAGTATTTGAGTGACTTATTCTGGAAGAGATGGGTTGGGGAGTACATTCCTTTGCTCCAGGAGCGTCAGAAATGGTTGGAGGTCAGGCGCAACATGGATTATGGGGATATTGTACTGCTTGCAGATGACAGGGCTCCAAGAAATTCTTGGTCTCTTGGTAGAATCATCGGAGTCGTGCCTGATCGACATGGTGTGGTGCGTCAGGTCCGAGTCAAGACTCAGCACAATGAGCTAGTCAGACCAGTGGACAAGCTGGTTATGGTGTTAGAACAAGACGAAAAACTGGAGTAA